In Mycolicibacterium gadium, the genomic window ACGACCCGCCCGACAACCAGGTCCATCTCGACCTACTGGTCGGTGTCCACCACGTCGACGCGGATCCCGCGGCCGCCAATGCCCGCCACCAGCGTGCGCAGCGCGGTCGCGGTGCGTCCGCCGCGGCCGATGACCTTGCCGAGGTCGTCCGGATGGACGTGTACCTCGACGGTGCGCCCGCGGCGACTCGTGACCATGTCGACCCGGACATCGTCGGGGTTGTCCACGATTCCGCGAACCAGGTGCTCGACGGCGTCGACGACGACTGAGCTCACAGCCGGGCTCAGCTTTCGGAGGACTCGGGTGCGGCCGCGGCCGGCGTGGCCTCGGCACCCTCGGCGGCGGCCTCGGCGGGCGCCTCATCAGCCGTCTCGGCCTTCTCGGCGGCCTTCTTGGCAGGCGCCTTCTTCTTCTTGGGCTGCGTCGCCTCGCCCGACGGTGCGCCCTCGGCTTCGGCCAGGGCCGCGTTGAAGAGGTCCAGCTTGCTGGGCTTGGGTTCCTTGACCTTCAGTGTGCCCTCGGCACCGGGCAGACCCTTGAACTTCTGCCAGTCGCCGGTGATCTTCAGCAGCTGCAGGACGGGCTCGGTGGGCTGGGCGCCCACGCCCAGCCAGTACTGGGCCCGCTCGGAGTCGATCTCGATGAGGCTCGGATCTTCCTTCGGGTGATACCGGCCGATGACCTCGATCGACCGGCCGTCACGGCGGGTGCGCGCGTCAGCGACGGCGATGCGGTACTGGGGATTGCGGATCTTGCCAAGCCGAGTCAGCTTGATCTTGACAGCCATGGTTGAACGACTTCTCCTGTGATTGCCACGCTGCAATTCAGCGGTGCCGGCCGATTGCCAGCACCCGGTTTTGCTTTACGTGTGTGACCGCCGCGCAGCCGTAGTCGCGCGGCAGACAGCGGCCTATTCTGCCAGAACAGCCCCTACCGGTGGAAATCCGGTCGCTACCCTCTCGGATGTGGACGCCGCCGACACCCTGCTCGAGATCGAAGCCATCAAGCAATTGAAGGCACGCTACTGCCGCTTTCTGGACACGAAGGACTGGCAGGGGTGGCGCGGGGTGTTCGCCGACGACTTTCACAGCGACACGTCGCCCTCGGGCGGCAAGGTGATCGACGGTGCCGACGAGTTCGTCGCATTCGTGCGCAAGACGCTGGAGAAGCAGCCGACCGTGCATCAAGTGCATGCTCCCGAGATCGAGCTGACCTCGGCCACCACCGCGCGAGGGGTGTGGGCGCTCAACGATGTCGTCCGGCTGGCACCGGGTCTGAACCTCGACGGCTACGGCCACTACCACGAGACCTACGAGAAGATCGACGGCCAATGGCGCATCAAAAGCTCGACGTTGACCCGCCTGCGTACCGACTTCT contains:
- a CDS encoding RNA-binding protein — its product is MSSVVVDAVEHLVRGIVDNPDDVRVDMVTSRRGRTVEVHVHPDDLGKVIGRGGRTATALRTLVAGIGGRGIRVDVVDTDQ
- the rpsP gene encoding 30S ribosomal protein S16 — encoded protein: MAVKIKLTRLGKIRNPQYRIAVADARTRRDGRSIEVIGRYHPKEDPSLIEIDSERAQYWLGVGAQPTEPVLQLLKITGDWQKFKGLPGAEGTLKVKEPKPSKLDLFNAALAEAEGAPSGEATQPKKKKAPAKKAAEKAETADEAPAEAAAEGAEATPAAAAPESSES
- a CDS encoding nuclear transport factor 2 family protein — encoded protein: MDAADTLLEIEAIKQLKARYCRFLDTKDWQGWRGVFADDFHSDTSPSGGKVIDGADEFVAFVRKTLEKQPTVHQVHAPEIELTSATTARGVWALNDVVRLAPGLNLDGYGHYHETYEKIDGQWRIKSSTLTRLRTDFFNPLFSVRISDRLTRAAAKLARR